A window from Fragaria vesca subsp. vesca linkage group LG5, FraVesHawaii_1.0, whole genome shotgun sequence encodes these proteins:
- the LOC101311576 gene encoding serine/threonine-protein kinase-like protein At1g28390-like, with protein sequence MGYFFCNAESAAAICDSHSFRKPKPNKPISIREFPYDDLAAATNGFSADSFLGKGSHGSVYKAVLDGGKLVAAVKRTKYPKQTTSLGKRNCTTCVAAENEIEILSRVRHPRLVNLIGFCPDSNDGKLIVVEYMPNGTLYDMLHSRTRPPGWTRRVRLSLHVAKAVLGLHSSNPPVIHRDIKSSNVLIDGDWKARLGDLGLALRGHVEDVRVRCTPPAGTLGYLDPGYLAPGDLTAKSDVFSFGILLLEIVSGRNAIDVNYSPPSVIDWALPLIKHGEYAALCDQRIGPPADPAVIRQLAVLAARCVRSTAEKRPSMAEVVECLKGVSKRVHAPIWYGLTRRVEREEKENDTEEVVRSTRGSRRKLNRKVSSVLGAEYEGEDEAMIGERVMRSRSIGSVNEIKSGSGGGVRKGAGFAVKVRLSKSRSVGGVLGSPRMVRRNKRGFLIESVRLDMSKLVISLDGERCDREMLEKPLVSI encoded by the coding sequence ATGGGTTACTTCTTCTGCAATGCCGAGTCCGCCGCCGCGATTTGCGACTCCCACAGCTTCAGAAAACCCAAACCCAACAAGCCCATCTCGATCAGGGAGTTCCCCTACGACGACCTCGCCGCCGCCACCAATGGGTTCTCCGCCGATAGCTTCCTGGGCAAAGGAAGCCACGGCAGCGTTTACAAGGCTGTTCTCGACGGCGGGAAGCTTGTCGCGGCGGTCAAGAGGACGAAATACCCGAAGCAAACGACGTCGTTGGGGAAGCGTAACTGTACCACGTGCGTCGCGGCGGAGAACGAGATCGAGATTCTATCCCGTGTCCGACACCCCAGGCTCGTGAACCTCATCGGGTTCTGTCCCGACTCGAACGACGGCAAACTCATTGTCGTCGAGTACATGCCCAACGGCACCTTGTACGACATGTTGCATTCCCGGACCAGACCGCCCGGTTGGACGCGCCGAGTGCGGCTGAGCTTACACGTGGCGAAGGCGGTCCTGGGGCTGCACTCGTCTAACCCGCCGGTGATCCATAGGGACATAAAGTCGTCGAATGTTTTGATCGACGGGGATTGGAAAGCGAGGCTGGGAGACTTGGGGTTGGCTTTGAGAGGACACGTGGAGGACGTTCGCGTGAGGTGTACGCCACCGGCGGGGACGTTAGGGTACCTCGACCCGGGCTATCTTGCGCCGGGGGACCTAACCGCCAAGAGTGACGTGTTCAGCTTCGGGATTTTGCTCTTGGAAATCGTGAGCGGAAGAAACGCGATTGATGTGAACTACAGTCCGCCGTCGGTTATAGACTGGGCCCTACCGTTGATAAAGCACGGCGAGTACGCCGCCTTATGCGACCAGAGAATCGGCCCGCCGGCGGACCCCGCTGTGATCCGCCAGCTCGCGGTTTTGGCGGCGAGGTGCGTGAGGTCGACGGCGGAGAAGCGGCCGTCGATGGCGGAGGTGGTGGAGTGTTTGAAAGGTGTGAGTAAGAGAGTTCACGCGCCGATTTGGTATGGGTTGACGCGGCGCGTGGAGAGGGAGGAGAAGGAGAATGATACGGAGGAGGTGGTGAGGAGCACGAGGGGGAGTAGGAGGAAGTTGAATAGGAAGGTATCGAGTGTGTTGGGTGCAGAGTACGAGGGTGAGGACGAGGCGATGATTGGAGAGCGGGTGATGAGGTCAAGGTCGATTGGGTCTGTCAACGAGATTAAATCGGGGAGCGGGGGTGGGGTGCGGAAGGGTGCCGGGTTTGCGGTGAAGGTGAGGCTGAGCAAGTCGAGGTCGGTTGGGGGAGTATTGGGTAGTCCGAGGATGGTGCGGCGGAACAAAAGAGGGTTTTTGATTGAGTCCGTGAGATTGGACATGTCTAAATTGGTCATTAGTTTGGACGGTGAGAGATGTGATAGGGAAATGCTCGAGAAACCTCTGGTTTCTATCTAA
- the LOC101311865 gene encoding uncharacterized protein LOC101311865 isoform 2: MTTNKAGSSSASIEGTLECCMCGDFGFSYELFQCKACQFRSQHSNLYPKAESYRLCNWCLTQKEETKEKSQNSSNSSSSCKKDQPHQEQLHHNHDSKVNKVKKNSPKASHDHHTYGSGLRGSMKLQPSGPIKKQRSLDHHQNQVSSSPKSPSQARKRIITNGANEEAEKIRRTRSEEISNINRINKHGITRQVFRNKVRRYKLLDEVSSQ, encoded by the exons ATGACAACAAACAAAGCAGGAAGCTCATCAGCATCAATCGAAGGTACCCTTGAGTGTTGCATGTGTGGGGATTTTGGCTTCTCCTACGAGCTTTTCCAATGCAAGGCCTGCCAGTTCAGATCCCAGCACAG CAATCTTTACCCAAAAGCAGAGTCGTACAGACTTTGCAATTGGTGCCTCACCCAGAAAGAAGAAACAAAAGAAAAGTCACAGAACTCTTCAAATTCTTCATCTTCATGTAAGAAAGACCAACCCCATCAAGAACAACTTCATCATAATCATGATTCCAAGGTCAACAAAGTGAAAAAGAATTCACCAAAAGCCAGCCATGATCATCATACATATGGTTCTGGTCTAAGAGGCAGCATGAAGCTTCAGCCAAGCGGCCCTATAAAGAAGCAGAGATCACTTGATCATCATCAGAATCAGGTCTCATCATCACCAAAATCTCCATCTCAGGCCAGAAAGAGGATCATCACAAATGGAGCAAACGAGGAGGCTGAGAAGATTAGGAGGACAAGATCAGAAGAGATATCAAACATAAACAGAATCAACAAGCATGGGATCACAAGGCAGGTGTTTAGGAACAAGGTGAGGAGGTACAAGCTTCTGGATGAGGTTTCAAGTCAATGA
- the LOC101311865 gene encoding uncharacterized protein LOC101311865 isoform 1, with amino-acid sequence MTTNKAGSSSASIEGTLECCMCGDFGFSYELFQCKACQFRSQHRKPYRYCSNLYPKAESYRLCNWCLTQKEETKEKSQNSSNSSSSCKKDQPHQEQLHHNHDSKVNKVKKNSPKASHDHHTYGSGLRGSMKLQPSGPIKKQRSLDHHQNQVSSSPKSPSQARKRIITNGANEEAEKIRRTRSEEISNINRINKHGITRQVFRNKVRRYKLLDEVSSQ; translated from the exons ATGACAACAAACAAAGCAGGAAGCTCATCAGCATCAATCGAAGGTACCCTTGAGTGTTGCATGTGTGGGGATTTTGGCTTCTCCTACGAGCTTTTCCAATGCAAGGCCTGCCAGTTCAGATCCCAGCACAG AAAACCATATAGGTACTGTAGCAATCTTTACCCAAAAGCAGAGTCGTACAGACTTTGCAATTGGTGCCTCACCCAGAAAGAAGAAACAAAAGAAAAGTCACAGAACTCTTCAAATTCTTCATCTTCATGTAAGAAAGACCAACCCCATCAAGAACAACTTCATCATAATCATGATTCCAAGGTCAACAAAGTGAAAAAGAATTCACCAAAAGCCAGCCATGATCATCATACATATGGTTCTGGTCTAAGAGGCAGCATGAAGCTTCAGCCAAGCGGCCCTATAAAGAAGCAGAGATCACTTGATCATCATCAGAATCAGGTCTCATCATCACCAAAATCTCCATCTCAGGCCAGAAAGAGGATCATCACAAATGGAGCAAACGAGGAGGCTGAGAAGATTAGGAGGACAAGATCAGAAGAGATATCAAACATAAACAGAATCAACAAGCATGGGATCACAAGGCAGGTGTTTAGGAACAAGGTGAGGAGGTACAAGCTTCTGGATGAGGTTTCAAGTCAATGA